Proteins found in one Muntiacus reevesi chromosome 2, mMunRee1.1, whole genome shotgun sequence genomic segment:
- the FFAR3 gene encoding free fatty acid receptor 3 has protein sequence MTNPDHSFFLGNHWLFFSVYLFTFLVGLPLNLMALVIFVGKLRRRPVAVDVLLLNLTLSDLLLLLFLPFRMVEAASAMHWSLPFIFCPFSKFLFFTTIYLTSLFLAAVSTERFLSVAYPLWYKTRPRPGQAGLVSGACWLLAAAHCSVVYVIEFSGGSSPSQGINRTCYLEFREDQLALLLPFRLEMAVVLFGLPLFISSYCYSRLVCILGRGASHRRRKRVAGLAAATLLNFLVCFGPYNVSHIVGYVQGESPKWRSYVLLLSTLNSCFDPLVYYFSSSGFQADFQGLLGRLTMSWGPWRQENGVASKKSDGEGPPQELSIIEAS, from the coding sequence ATGACCAACCCAGACCACTCCTTCTTCCTCGGCAATCACTGGCTCTTCTTCTCCGTGTACCTCTTCACCTTCCTCGTGGGGCTCCCCCTCAACCTGATGGCCCTGGTGATCTTCGTGGGCAAGCTGCGGCGCCGCCCAGTGGCCGTGGATGTGCTCCTGCTAAACCTCACCCTCTCGGACCTGCTCCTGCTGCTCTTCCTGCCGTTCCGCATGGTGGAGGCGGCCAGCGCCATGCACTGGTCCCTGCCCTTCATCTTCTGCCCCTTCTCCAAGTTCCTCTTCTTCACCACCATCTATCTCACGTCCCTCTTCCTGGCAGCCGTGAGCACAGAGCGCTTCCTGAGCGTGGCCTACCCGCTCTGGTACAAGACTCGGCCGAGGCCGGGGCAGGCTGGCCTGGTCAGCGGGGCCTGCTGGCTCCTGGCCGCTGCTCACTGCAGCGTGGTTTACGTCATCGAATTCTCGGGGGGCTCCTCCCCCAGCCAGGGTATCAACAGGACCTGCTACCTGGAGTTCCGGGAGGATCAGCtggcccttctcctgcccttccGGCTAGAGATGGCGGTGGTCCTCTTTGGGCTGCCCCTGTTCATCAGCAGCTACTGCTATAGCCGCCTGGTCTGCATACTCGGGAGGGGAGCCAGCCATCGCCGTCGGAAGAGGGTGGCAGGGCTGGCGGCCGCCACGTTGCTCAATTTCCTCGTCTGCTTCGGACCCTACAACGTGTCCCACATCGTGGGTTACGTCCAGGGTGAAAGTCCCAAGTGGAGAAGTTACGTACTGCTCCTCAGCACCCTGAATTCCTGCTTCGATCCCCTTGTCTACTATTTCTCGTCATCTGGGTTCCAAGCCGACTTCCAGGGGTTGCTGGGGCGGCTAACTATGTCCTGGGGCCCTTGGCGGCAGGAGAACGGTGTGGCCTCGAAGAAGAGCGACGGAGAGGGGCCACCACAGGAGCTGTCCATCATAGAAGCCAGCTAG